A region of Sulfurimonas sp. DNA encodes the following proteins:
- a CDS encoding IS256 family transposase, variant Zn-binding type: MCPHCTSKKTKKNGELGGIQRYKCSSCNSYFSSKRRPDKLQEIIFKKYIYKRQTLSDLAEEYKKSSRWIQKQIFEYEPNIKYHKPRAIVLICDATFYGKRKDKLGTLVFKDDITKEILLSKHIQSELSADYKLLLNQLLELGYTVLSVTIDGKRGLQKVFKDFPLQMCHFHQAKTVRRYITKRPRLQAGKDLKKIMYRLTQTNEKKFTKKLDEWYETYKNFIEEKSINNDTGKSYYTHQKVRAAYRSLRANLSYLFTRNKYKNFKIPNTTNTLDGGTFSPLKILIKIHRGLSKSLKLKMVDDYLLNYKKK, encoded by the coding sequence ATCTGTCCACACTGTACATCAAAAAAGACTAAAAAAAATGGTGAATTAGGTGGAATTCAGAGATATAAATGCTCAAGTTGTAATAGTTATTTTTCATCAAAAAGACGACCAGATAAATTACAAGAAATTATTTTTAAAAAGTATATTTATAAGAGACAAACACTAAGTGATTTAGCAGAGGAATATAAGAAAAGTTCTCGATGGATTCAGAAGCAAATATTTGAATATGAACCAAATATAAAATATCATAAACCTAGAGCGATAGTTCTTATCTGTGATGCTACTTTTTATGGCAAACGCAAAGATAAACTTGGAACGCTAGTTTTTAAAGATGACATTACCAAAGAGATACTTTTATCCAAACATATTCAAAGTGAACTATCAGCTGACTATAAACTATTACTCAATCAACTTTTAGAGCTTGGCTATACAGTTCTATCAGTCACAATAGATGGCAAAAGAGGCTTACAAAAGGTTTTTAAAGACTTTCCACTACAAATGTGTCACTTCCATCAGGCAAAGACTGTGAGAAGATATATAACTAAAAGACCAAGACTACAAGCTGGAAAAGATTTGAAGAAAATCATGTATCGACTCACTCAAACTAATGAAAAAAAATTTACTAAAAAGCTTGATGAATGGTATGAAACATATAAAAATTTTATAGAAGAAAAAAGTATCAATAATGATACTGGTAAATCATATTACACTCATCAAAAAGTTAGAGCTGCATATAGAAGTTTAAGAGCTAATCTTTCATATCTTTTTACAAGAAATAAATATAAAAATTTCAAGATTCCAAACACAACAAATACTCTCGATGGTGGAACTTTTTCTCCATTGAAAATACTCATTAAAATCCACAGAGGATTAAGCAAAAGCTTGAAGTTAAAAATGGTTGATGATTATTTATTAAACTATAAGAAAAAATAA
- a CDS encoding IS110 family transposase — MLNKDNITLVGVDIAKSKFDICIYNGNFSSCKYESYSNDLEGFYNFFSLLNSINNLQDIRIGLEATSNYMYPLQKYLDLHSVRHILINPKQLHHYIKYKNYQSKTDKLDSYYIADYISILKDDSFNSSHSKTKALYKSYNNYIKLVIKTEVHIKGLSDSMVDNDFISPTLKTEILKFNEHLAKTKKKILAELLVTIKISMPEYEHIKSDLVGVADKTLLAVLPLIYEISI, encoded by the coding sequence ATGTTAAATAAAGATAACATAACGCTTGTCGGCGTTGATATTGCAAAAAGTAAATTTGATATTTGTATCTATAATGGCAATTTTTCAAGTTGCAAGTACGAATCCTATTCTAATGATTTAGAAGGTTTTTATAATTTTTTCTCTTTGCTTAATTCTATTAATAATTTACAAGACATTCGTATAGGTTTAGAAGCTACAAGCAACTACATGTATCCACTCCAAAAGTATTTAGACTTACATAGCGTAAGGCACATTTTAATCAATCCCAAACAATTACATCATTATATTAAATATAAAAATTATCAATCAAAAACTGACAAACTAGATAGCTACTACATAGCTGACTATATATCAATTTTAAAAGATGATTCTTTCAATTCTAGTCACTCAAAAACAAAGGCACTTTATAAGTCTTACAATAATTACATCAAACTAGTAATAAAAACAGAAGTCCATATTAAAGGTCTATCCGACTCGATGGTCGATAACGATTTCATATCTCCAACCTTAAAAACTGAAATATTAAAATTCAATGAGCATTTAGCTAAAACTAAAAAGAAGATATTAGCTGAACTTCTTGTAACTATTAAAATAAGTATGCCCGAATATGAGCATATAAAATCTGATTTAGTCGGCGTCGCTGATAAAACTTTACTGGCTGTTCTTCCCTTAATCTATGAGATTTCGATTTAA
- a CDS encoding DUF2892 domain-containing protein, whose translation MDFNKIRKFCRVFRIFLGSALIVTGVITGSAWFFLGAIPLLAGILNFCPLCIISKKCDLPNQGSN comes from the coding sequence ATGGATTTTAACAAAATAAGAAAGTTTTGTAGAGTTTTTCGTATTTTTTTAGGCTCTGCTTTGATTGTTACTGGTGTAATTACAGGGAGCGCTTGGTTTTTTCTTGGTGCTATTCCTCTTCTTGCTGGCATACTTAATTTTTGTCCACTTTGCATTATCTCTAAAAAGTGCGATTTACCAAATCAAGGAAGTAACTAA
- the purM gene encoding phosphoribosylformylglycinamidine cyclo-ligase, with amino-acid sequence MSQISYKDAGVDIDAGNSFVENIKPLVKSTKIPGVLGGIGSFAGAFELPKGFKEPVMLAATDGVGTKLKLAIDSGIHNTVGIDLVAMCVNDLLCNFGTPSFFLDYYATGKLDVNVATNVVAGIAEGCIRSECALIGGETAEMPGMYSEDDYDLAGFAVGVAEKSEMDRVSLVRAGHKLIALPSSGLHSNGFSLARKVLFDKMKLDFNEDFNGKPLIETLLEPTNIYVKMFKELKNEIVGMAHITGGGIVENLPRVLPEGLMAEVKKDSIKVLPIFDLIGQHVDADEMFRAFNMGVGMILVVEDKNVDTILSKTDGYLIGEVKKGKREAIMI; translated from the coding sequence ATGTCACAAATCTCTTATAAAGATGCAGGTGTTGATATAGATGCTGGAAATAGTTTTGTAGAAAACATCAAACCTCTAGTAAAATCTACAAAAATTCCAGGTGTTTTGGGTGGCATCGGAAGTTTTGCTGGTGCATTTGAGCTTCCAAAAGGTTTTAAAGAACCTGTAATGCTAGCTGCTACTGATGGAGTTGGGACAAAACTAAAACTAGCAATAGATAGCGGTATTCATAATACTGTAGGAATTGATTTAGTTGCGATGTGTGTTAATGATTTACTATGTAATTTTGGTACTCCTTCTTTTTTCCTTGACTATTATGCGACTGGTAAACTAGATGTTAATGTAGCGACTAATGTTGTTGCAGGAATCGCAGAAGGTTGTATAAGAAGCGAATGTGCTTTGATTGGTGGAGAAACAGCAGAGATGCCAGGAATGTACTCTGAGGATGATTACGATTTAGCAGGTTTTGCTGTTGGAGTAGCTGAAAAAAGTGAAATGGATAGAGTTTCTTTAGTTCGTGCAGGACACAAACTCATTGCTCTTCCAAGTTCTGGACTTCATTCAAACGGTTTTTCTCTTGCTAGAAAAGTTCTTTTTGATAAAATGAAACTAGACTTCAACGAAGACTTTAATGGTAAACCTCTTATCGAGACTCTTCTTGAGCCAACAAACATCTATGTAAAAATGTTCAAAGAGTTAAAAAATGAGATAGTTGGAATGGCTCATATTACTGGTGGTGGAATCGTTGAAAATCTTCCTCGTGTTTTACCAGAAGGCTTAATGGCAGAAGTTAAAAAAGATTCCATAAAAGTTCTTCCAATTTTTGATTTAATTGGACAACATGTAGATGCTGATGAAATGTTTAGAGCATTTAATATGGGTGTTGGTATGATACTTGTGGTTGAAGATAAAAATGTTGATACTATTTTAAGTAAAACTGATGGTTATCTAATCGGTGAAGTTAAAAAGGGTAAACGCGAAGCTATAATGATTTAA
- a CDS encoding OmpP1/FadL family transporter, translating to MKRTIKLAVVATLTLGATSVFATNGSNLIGTGAKARGMGGTAIGVTHGAESGLTNAALITSVKGTEISFGGTIFMPNVERSMRGNTDKSTADMNVIPSVSIANKANDNFYWGIGMWGTAGMGVDYRDDTAAGTYNMVTNLQLMQFGVPLAYTTNNFSVGLTPLLQYGSLDIDYNSPSNRHSGVSQDLQFGYNLGLSYEISSVTIGAIYKSEIEMEYKGQLTSAGSDFGLTLNDKLSTPAELGIGVSYNTKEHTVALDYKQIKWSSASGYEDFAWDDQSVISIGYEYATTNWAARIGYNYSASPISEQDVTKPGGYSKNALNLLGFPAIVESHITLGGTYNVNKTTSIDLAYTYAPEVSEKFAGADGGGTFDVETKHSQTALSLGLNYTF from the coding sequence ATGAAAAGAACAATTAAATTAGCAGTGGTAGCTACATTAACTTTAGGTGCAACATCAGTATTTGCTACAAATGGTTCAAACTTAATAGGTACTGGCGCTAAAGCTCGTGGTATGGGTGGTACGGCTATTGGTGTTACTCACGGTGCTGAGTCTGGTTTAACAAATGCTGCTTTAATTACTTCAGTAAAAGGTACTGAGATTTCTTTTGGTGGCACTATCTTTATGCCAAATGTTGAAAGAAGTATGCGTGGAAATACTGATAAAAGTACTGCAGATATGAATGTAATTCCTTCTGTGTCTATTGCTAACAAAGCTAATGATAACTTTTATTGGGGTATAGGTATGTGGGGAACTGCTGGCATGGGTGTTGATTATCGAGATGATACAGCTGCAGGAACGTATAATATGGTTACAAATTTACAGCTAATGCAATTTGGTGTACCATTAGCATACACAACGAATAATTTTAGTGTAGGCTTAACGCCATTACTTCAATATGGTTCATTAGATATTGATTATAATAGTCCATCAAATAGACATTCAGGTGTGTCACAAGATTTACAGTTTGGGTATAACTTAGGCCTATCTTATGAAATTTCAAGTGTTACTATTGGTGCTATTTATAAGTCTGAAATTGAAATGGAATATAAAGGTCAACTCACAAGTGCAGGTTCTGACTTTGGTTTAACTCTTAATGATAAATTATCTACACCTGCTGAACTTGGTATTGGTGTTAGTTACAATACGAAAGAACATACAGTAGCTTTAGATTACAAACAAATTAAATGGTCAAGTGCATCTGGTTATGAAGATTTTGCTTGGGATGATCAAAGTGTAATTTCTATTGGTTATGAGTATGCAACAACGAATTGGGCAGCTCGTATTGGTTATAACTATTCAGCAAGTCCAATATCAGAGCAAGATGTTACTAAACCTGGCGGATACTCTAAAAATGCACTTAATCTACTTGGTTTTCCTGCTATTGTAGAGTCTCACATAACTCTTGGTGGTACATATAATGTAAATAAAACAACTTCAATTGATTTAGCCTATACTTATGCTCCTGAAGTTTCAGAAAAATTTGCTGGTGCTGATGGTGGTGGTACATTTGATGTAGAGACTAAACACTCACAAACAGCTCTTAGTCTTGGTCTTAACTACACATTTTAA
- a CDS encoding Bax inhibitor-1/YccA family protein encodes MGLYDRDYARSDSSTYENVAKSDTQIISFVKETYKLFAASMMAGAVGAYVGVPMAGAIAAWFLPLFLLEIGLLIGLHFVKHKPGINLVVMFAFVFMTGLMLAPLLARTLGMSGGGAIIGNAFAMTSVVFGAMSFYAIKTTKDFTSYGKPLMIALFVVIGFSVINIFLGNPMLSVIISGAVVFLFSILVVYDTQNIMRGAYETPIDGAIALYLDFLNIFTALLHLFGIFGGDD; translated from the coding sequence ATGGGACTATATGACCGTGATTACGCTAGAAGCGATTCATCTACTTATGAAAATGTCGCAAAAAGCGACACACAAATTATCTCTTTTGTAAAAGAAACATATAAGCTCTTCGCAGCTTCTATGATGGCCGGAGCAGTTGGTGCTTATGTTGGTGTTCCTATGGCAGGAGCAATTGCAGCATGGTTTTTACCACTGTTTTTATTAGAGATCGGACTATTAATCGGTCTTCACTTTGTAAAACATAAGCCAGGGATTAACCTTGTAGTTATGTTTGCTTTTGTATTTATGACAGGTTTAATGCTAGCTCCTTTGCTTGCTCGTACTCTTGGCATGAGTGGCGGTGGTGCAATTATTGGTAATGCCTTTGCTATGACATCAGTAGTTTTCGGAGCAATGAGTTTTTATGCTATTAAAACTACCAAAGACTTTACATCTTATGGTAAACCTTTAATGATCGCTCTTTTTGTTGTTATTGGCTTTTCTGTCATAAACATATTCTTGGGTAATCCAATGTTAAGCGTTATCATATCTGGAGCTGTTGTATTTTTATTTAGCATCTTGGTAGTTTATGATACTCAAAATATTATGAGAGGTGCTTATGAAACTCCAATAGACGGAGCAATTGCACTTTATTTAGACTTTTTAAATATCTTTACTGCATTATTGCACTTATTTGGAATATTTGGTGGCGATGACTAA
- a CDS encoding thiamine-phosphate pyrophosphorylase, producing MTKNQLSPELFRVCDANLNRLKEGIRVVEDIMRYRDNNKTLSKKLKELRHKARIQETTELLTNRDSINDVLRPSTKSEQTRTDIKSIILANFKRAQESSRVLEELFKLNNIAYSENFKYIRYELYTLEKEIILNESE from the coding sequence ATGACTAAAAATCAACTTTCACCCGAACTTTTTCGGGTGTGTGATGCAAACTTGAATCGCTTAAAAGAAGGTATTCGCGTTGTAGAAGATATAATGCGTTATCGTGACAATAACAAAACTCTCTCAAAAAAACTCAAAGAACTTAGACATAAAGCAAGAATTCAAGAGACTACAGAACTTTTGACTAACAGAGATAGCATTAATGATGTTCTTCGTCCATCTACAAAAAGTGAGCAAACCAGAACAGACATAAAGAGTATAATTCTTGCAAACTTTAAAAGAGCTCAGGAATCTTCCCGTGTTTTAGAAGAACTTTTTAAACTTAATAATATCGCTTATAGTGAAAATTTTAAATATATAAGATACGAACTTTATACTCTTGAAAAAGAAATAATACTTAACGAGAGTGAATAA
- a CDS encoding methyltransferase domain-containing protein has product MKVSSEFSKHATEYGSYNIIQKKVIKKLLKNVKGKPRNILDLGCGSGSLHDSLTWKYKHFTGVDFAAGMLELHPKAKNCECIYGDFNDKTLFENLSTYSYDYIFSASALQWADDLEMVFKNIKELNAPVALAVFTQNTFKTLSETASIKPLLRSVGTINKLQKKYFDASFEVVKYKLEFHSTREMFKYIKNSGVSGARKVLDYKQTKKLLNEYPLNYLEFEVVFIHSR; this is encoded by the coding sequence ATGAAGGTAAGCTCAGAATTTTCAAAACATGCTACGGAGTACGGTAGCTATAATATAATCCAAAAAAAAGTCATAAAAAAACTACTCAAAAATGTTAAAGGAAAACCTAGAAATATTTTAGATTTAGGTTGTGGTAGTGGTAGTTTACATGACAGCCTTACATGGAAGTATAAACATTTTACAGGTGTAGATTTCGCGGCTGGCATGCTTGAACTACATCCAAAAGCAAAAAATTGTGAATGCATCTATGGTGACTTTAACGATAAAACACTTTTTGAAAACTTATCAACATATAGTTATGATTATATTTTTTCAGCATCTGCTTTGCAGTGGGCAGATGACCTTGAGATGGTGTTTAAAAATATAAAAGAGTTGAATGCACCAGTAGCTTTAGCTGTTTTTACGCAAAATACTTTTAAAACTTTAAGTGAAACAGCATCTATAAAACCACTTTTAAGAAGTGTAGGTACAATAAATAAACTTCAAAAAAAATACTTTGACGCAAGTTTTGAAGTTGTTAAGTATAAATTAGAGTTTCACTCAACAAGAGAGATGTTTAAGTATATAAAAAATAGTGGAGTAAGTGGTGCAAGAAAAGTACTAGATTATAAACAAACGAAAAAACTTTTAAATGAATATCCTCTAAATTATTTAGAATTTGAAGTTGTTTTTATTCACTCTCGTTAA
- a CDS encoding metal ABC transporter permease, whose protein sequence is MSEMLSYDFMQRAFLAGMIIAVLASVSGTFIVLRRYSMISETLAHAALVGVAVGLVAGLNPIWMAVIVSILSAWLIEYLRGQFSLYSDAVLAIMLSGSLAIAVIIVSLGGAFNNSLFSYLFGSILSVSTQDVWTIAIFGVLCLGVLLAFSKEFYFIAYDEEVAQTSGIKVKLLNFLLVSIVAVIIALSIRVVGSLLIGALMVIPTVSALQFRQGFVKTILISLVFALLSVISGMTLSFYFSLPSGATIVLSILVIFIVSLVSNKR, encoded by the coding sequence ATGAGTGAAATGCTTTCCTACGATTTTATGCAAAGAGCTTTTTTGGCAGGTATGATTATTGCCGTTCTTGCTTCTGTTAGTGGAACTTTTATTGTACTTAGACGCTACTCTATGATAAGTGAAACTCTTGCTCACGCAGCTCTTGTTGGTGTTGCTGTTGGCTTGGTTGCAGGCTTGAACCCTATTTGGATGGCTGTGATTGTATCTATTTTATCGGCATGGCTTATCGAGTATTTAAGAGGTCAGTTTTCTTTGTACTCAGATGCTGTTTTAGCCATAATGCTATCTGGTTCTTTGGCAATAGCAGTAATCATAGTTTCTTTAGGCGGTGCTTTTAACAACTCACTATTTTCTTATCTTTTTGGCTCCATTCTATCTGTAAGTACACAAGATGTTTGGACAATAGCAATATTTGGAGTACTGTGTTTAGGAGTTCTACTTGCCTTTTCAAAAGAGTTTTATTTTATTGCTTATGATGAAGAAGTAGCGCAAACAAGCGGAATAAAAGTCAAATTATTAAACTTTTTACTTGTGAGTATTGTTGCTGTTATTATTGCTCTTTCTATTAGGGTTGTTGGGAGTTTACTTATTGGGGCATTGATGGTTATACCTACTGTTTCAGCACTTCAGTTTAGACAGGGTTTTGTAAAGACAATTCTTATCTCTTTAGTTTTTGCTCTACTTAGTGTTATCTCTGGTATGACTCTTTCTTTTTACTTCTCACTTCCTTCTGGGGCTACTATCGTGTTGTCTATTTTAGTTATTTTTATAGTTTCTTTAGTTAGTAACAAAAGATGA
- a CDS encoding metal ABC transporter ATP-binding protein, whose product MKFSLPIFDVKNLTFKIKGQEILSNISLEIYSAEYIAIIGPNGGGKTTLIRILLGLDAPTSGEVRIFGKKIKKFKEWGKIGYVPQRATHVDASFPATVQDVVKMGRISQKGFFKSFNKEDELIVLDAMQKMDVSELKDKMIGTLSGGQRQRVMIARALASRPEILILDEPNTGVDVPSQKRFYALLQELNTNEKITILFITHDIGVIADDIARLFTINQKATICNNPKEALSCEEMSELYGIDAHLLHNHKHGH is encoded by the coding sequence ATGAAGTTTTCACTTCCTATCTTTGATGTAAAAAATCTTACTTTTAAAATAAAAGGTCAAGAGATACTTTCAAACATCTCTTTGGAGATTTATAGCGCAGAGTATATTGCAATCATTGGACCAAATGGTGGCGGAAAAACAACACTAATTAGAATTCTTTTAGGCTTAGATGCTCCCACTAGTGGCGAGGTTAGAATCTTTGGAAAAAAAATCAAAAAGTTTAAAGAGTGGGGGAAGATAGGTTATGTTCCTCAAAGAGCGACTCATGTAGATGCCTCGTTTCCTGCTACTGTGCAAGATGTTGTTAAGATGGGAAGAATCTCGCAAAAAGGTTTTTTTAAAAGTTTTAATAAAGAAGATGAATTAATCGTCCTAGATGCAATGCAAAAAATGGATGTTAGCGAGTTAAAAGATAAGATGATTGGAACACTCTCTGGCGGGCAAAGACAAAGAGTTATGATAGCTAGAGCATTAGCATCCAGACCAGAAATTTTGATTTTAGATGAGCCAAATACAGGGGTGGATGTTCCTTCACAAAAAAGGTTTTATGCCCTTTTACAAGAATTAAATACAAATGAAAAAATAACAATATTATTTATTACCCACGATATAGGCGTGATAGCAGATGATATAGCTAGGCTCTTTACGATTAATCAAAAAGCAACAATCTGCAATAACCCAAAAGAAGCTTTGAGTTGTGAAGAGATGAGTGAGCTTTACGGTATAGATGCTCATTTACTTCACAACCATAAGCATGGGCATTAA
- a CDS encoding metal ABC transporter substrate-binding protein has product MKDFRNVIFILVIATFLLQMYVSKKDKELEQQSQKQSIAISNFSIYDIANHISQETFDIITILPFGVDAHSFEPTPKLMAKILQSDLVIYSGAGLEPWTHSFEFKSRVVDMSKYVKLNSLDIDEHSHHAHHEDEASDPHYWLDIQNMIIATKLICKEFIKLSPKDKELFETNRDNYIKMLKSLDAKYKTTLENCKKDTIIVNHNAFSYLSKNYGFGIEALSGLSPDAQPSAKSMVRLIEHIKEHNISTVFFESFVSDKAIKSIANEAQVSVDVLQPLGNITRDEADKKLSYETIMLENLEKISKALECE; this is encoded by the coding sequence ATGAAAGATTTTAGAAATGTTATTTTTATTTTAGTTATTGCTACTTTTCTTTTACAGATGTATGTTTCAAAAAAAGATAAAGAGCTAGAACAACAAAGTCAAAAACAAAGTATTGCTATTTCTAATTTTAGTATCTATGATATTGCTAATCATATTTCACAAGAGACTTTTGACATTATTACGATTTTGCCTTTTGGTGTAGATGCTCATAGTTTTGAACCAACGCCAAAATTAATGGCTAAGATTTTACAGAGCGATTTAGTTATTTACAGTGGAGCGGGACTTGAACCTTGGACACACTCTTTTGAGTTTAAGTCGAGAGTTGTTGATATGAGTAAATATGTGAAGCTTAATAGTCTAGATATTGATGAACACTCTCATCATGCTCACCATGAAGATGAAGCATCTGACCCACATTATTGGTTAGATATACAAAACATGATTATTGCAACGAAGCTTATTTGTAAAGAGTTTATAAAATTATCTCCAAAAGATAAAGAGCTGTTTGAGACAAATCGAGATAATTATATAAAAATGTTAAAAAGTCTAGATGCTAAGTATAAAACAACACTTGAAAATTGTAAAAAAGACACAATCATAGTAAATCATAATGCATTTTCGTATTTAAGTAAAAACTATGGTTTTGGTATTGAAGCACTAAGTGGTCTTTCTCCAGATGCTCAGCCAAGTGCTAAGAGTATGGTTAGACTTATAGAGCACATAAAAGAGCATAACATATCAACCGTATTTTTTGAGAGTTTTGTAAGTGATAAGGCTATAAAAAGCATAGCGAACGAGGCACAAGTTAGCGTTGATGTTCTTCAACCTTTAGGAAATATCACGCGTGATGAAGCTGATAAAAAACTCTCTTATGAAACCATAATGCTAGAAAATTTAGAAAAAATCTCAAAAGCTTTGGAATGTGAATGA
- the secG gene encoding preprotein translocase subunit SecG, which yields MTTSFLLIVQIVLVVILVIAVLLQKSSSIGLGAYSGSNESVFGAKGPTAFLAKATFLIGFLFVSNTIALGYLYSSSAQASVVDNIVETTKVVAPNATTPIEAPLAAPVAKEATPTTNTTK from the coding sequence ATGACAACTAGTTTTTTACTTATTGTTCAGATAGTTTTAGTCGTAATACTAGTAATAGCTGTACTTTTACAAAAAAGCTCAAGCATAGGTCTTGGCGCATATAGTGGCTCTAATGAGTCTGTTTTTGGAGCTAAGGGACCGACTGCTTTTTTAGCAAAAGCTACATTTCTTATAGGTTTTTTGTTTGTTTCAAACACCATTGCTCTAGGGTACCTTTACTCAAGTAGTGCTCAGGCATCTGTTGTAGACAACATAGTTGAGACAACAAAAGTTGTAGCACCAAATGCGACTACTCCTATTGAAGCACCACTTGCTGCTCCTGTTGCCAAAGAAGCAACTCCAACGACAAATACAACAAAATAG
- the frr gene encoding ribosome recycling factor → MLNEIHDECETKMTSSIEHMQRDFKTLRTGKVTTSVLDNVKIDYYGTPTSLDQVGSVIAVDATTIVINPWEKNLLSLIESAISSGNVGASPNNDGDQIKLYFPAMTVEQRKESVKQMKGMGENAKVSIRNDRKHANDQIKKLEKDKEVTQDESKSAQDSIQKTTDKFTTKIETILKNKETEILKV, encoded by the coding sequence ATGCTAAATGAAATACATGACGAATGTGAAACTAAAATGACATCAAGCATAGAGCATATGCAAAGAGATTTTAAAACACTTAGAACAGGAAAAGTTACAACTTCTGTTTTAGATAATGTAAAAATTGATTATTATGGAACTCCAACTTCTTTAGATCAAGTTGGTTCAGTAATCGCTGTAGATGCAACAACTATTGTAATTAATCCTTGGGAAAAGAATTTGTTATCACTTATAGAGTCGGCAATCTCTTCAGGTAATGTCGGAGCAAGTCCGAATAACGATGGAGATCAAATAAAACTATACTTTCCTGCTATGACAGTAGAGCAAAGAAAAGAGTCGGTTAAGCAAATGAAGGGAATGGGTGAGAATGCAAAAGTTTCTATTAGAAACGATAGAAAACACGCGAACGACCAAATAAAAAAACTTGAAAAAGATAAAGAAGTCACACAAGATGAATCAAAATCTGCTCAAGATTCTATACAAAAAACAACTGATAAATTTACTACAAAAATAGAAACTATTTTAAAAAATAAAGAAACAGAAATACTAAAAGTTTAA
- the pyrE gene encoding orotate phosphoribosyltransferase produces the protein MDVKKIYMDADALLEGHFKLSSGNHSQFYLQSAKVLEDPKTAKTLADALSKDIKESGLKIDTVCAPALGGLIAGFALAQALGVRFIFAERVDGVMNIRRGFEVSKGEKVLMCEDIITTGGSAMEAAKVVKELGGEIVGVAALANRGFCKRQNNSIQTKPNCKLPQDIPFFALADFTFEMYSPDACPLCKDGSKAIKPGSRGN, from the coding sequence ATGGATGTTAAAAAAATATATATGGATGCAGATGCTCTTTTAGAAGGGCATTTTAAGCTTAGCAGTGGAAATCACTCACAGTTTTATCTACAATCTGCAAAAGTGTTAGAAGACCCAAAAACTGCAAAAACTTTAGCAGATGCACTATCTAAAGACATCAAAGAAAGTGGACTTAAGATAGATACAGTCTGCGCTCCTGCACTTGGTGGACTCATCGCAGGTTTTGCCCTAGCTCAGGCTCTTGGTGTTCGTTTTATATTTGCTGAGAGAGTTGATGGTGTTATGAATATTCGTCGTGGCTTTGAAGTAAGTAAGGGCGAAAAAGTTTTAATGTGTGAGGACATCATTACAACAGGTGGTTCTGCCATGGAAGCGGCTAAAGTTGTAAAAGAACTTGGTGGCGAAATAGTTGGTGTTGCAGCACTCGCTAATCGTGGTTTTTGTAAACGACAAAACAATAGCATCCAAACAAAACCTAACTGCAAACTTCCTCAAGACATACCATTTTTTGCTCTTGCTGATTTTACATTCGAAATGTACTCTCCAGATGCTTGTCCATTGTGCAAAGATGGAAGTAAAGCTATAAAACCAGGTTCTAGAGGCAATTAG